From a single Vanacampus margaritifer isolate UIUO_Vmar chromosome 15, RoL_Vmar_1.0, whole genome shotgun sequence genomic region:
- the dctn1a gene encoding dynactin subunit 1a isoform X5, with protein MSSGGTIESGKPPKIGSVVEVIGKGQRGTVAFIGATLFASGKWVGVILNEPKGKNDGTVQGKRYFTCEENHGIFVRQTQIQVVDDGSSATSPDTPESGASRIPKQKDISETPKTTKLASRENLSSGDVSEVGLSPHQGALGAPITPQLGPLTEVTATSAPATPGKEEESLRVQVKDLEEKLETLKIKRTEDKAKLKELEKHKIQLEQLHEWKTKMQEQQAELQKNLKEAKREARDAQEAKDRYMEEMSDTADAIEMATLDKEMAEERAESLQVEVDTLKEKVEELSMDLEILRHDISEKGSDGAASSYHVKQLEEQNSKLKEALVRMRDLSASEKQEHVKLQKQMEKKNSEMETLRTQREKLQEEIKQAEATVDELKEQVDAALGSEEMVETLTERNLDLEEKVRELRETVTDLEAINEMNDELQENARETEMELREQLDMSGAKVREADKRVEAAQETVADYQQTINKYRELTNRLQEANKELMTQQNESSEQVQQAPAELFDFKIKFAETKAYAKAIEMELRSMEVAQLNREVALLKSFMPDSFLRHGGDHDCILVLLLIPRIICKAELISKQAQEKFDLNGNVAQGATLKGPPGEQRSFASGLVYSLSLLQATLHKYEQALNMCSVEVFKRMGTLYSEMSFHERSLDYFIDLLHKDQLDETVQVEPLTKAIKYYQQLYSVHLTDHKEECTVQLSDHIKFTQSALDCMGVEVARLRAFLAPGQQNSTLAVVLKDLDTSCSDIKQFCKKIRRRMPGTDAVGTPAALSFGLQMSEALTDCRRQLTRVVAVLQEVAAAGAQMIAPLTEQEGLNALKLEDTMCQAVEQVYGAHGLNGTECLRQSCSAIVATMNKMATAMQEGEYDADKPQGKNPPVEMRAATVRAEMTDAEGLGVKLEDREAAIKELKKSLKIKGEELSEASVRLSMLEKKLDTSTKDADERVEKIQTKLDKNLDLLKKKEKEFEETMDALQADIDQLEAEKAELKQRINNQSKMTIEGLRGAPASGMASVAQGPAGVGMSASLAGPMQVVDSPLLQQQLDAQRLSIKHLKTENVRLKAEKMSAQLASLPPLRPAKLRQVSKDSSMPPEGLNVGIYRRTDQLLTTLLKLSAEVKVVDITGKTPVSASAQLLEQTARLQNLSNALVKLKGEVAEHVVSHQPGAKAASDFATFPVSSFVKAREEKKGETVFVGRVAIPCTRGQEQVHRVVLSQQQLQQVHRLLMV; from the exons ATGAGCAGCGGGGGAACTATAGAAAGTGGAAAACCTCCAAAG ATTGGTTCTGTAGTGGAAGTGATAGGAAAGGGTCAGCGTGGCACTGTCGCCTTCATTGGAGCGACCCTCTTTGCCTCCGGGAAATGGGTGGGTGTCATCCTCAACGAACCCAAAGGCAAGAATGACGGCACTGTGCAGGGGAAACGCTATTTCACCTGTGAGGAAAACCATGGAATATTTGTCAGACAGACTCAG ATCCAGGTGGTGGACGATGGCTCGAGTGCAACATCTCCAGACACTCCTGAGTCCGGCGCTTCCAGGATCCCTAAACAaaaag atATATCAGAGAcccccaaaacaacaaaactg GCATCTCGTGAGAATCTGTCATCTGGTGATGTCAGTGAAGTGGGCCTATCCCCCCACCAGGGTGCGCTTGGTGCTCCTATTACTCCTCAACTTGGGCCTCTGACAGAGGTAACCGCAACTTCGGCTCCGGCTACACCGGGCAAG GAGGAGGAATCACTGCGCGTGCAGGTCAAGGACTTGGAGGAGAAGCTGGAGACACTGAAAATCAAGCGCACGGAGGACAAGGCCAAGCTGAAGGAGCTGGAGAAGCACAAGATCCAACTGGAGCAGCTGCATGAGTGGAAGACCAAAATGCAGGAGCAGCAGGCCGAGCTACAGAAAAATCTCAAAGAAGCCAAGAGG GAAGCACGTGATGCTCAGGAGGCGAAGGACCGCTACATGGAAGAGATGTCCGACACAGCAGATGCCATTGAGATGGCCACTCTGGATAAAGAGATGGCCGAAGAGCGAGCAGAGTCGCTGCAGGTGGAGGTGGACACGCTAAAGGAGAAAGTGGAGGAGCTCTCTATGGACCTGGAGATCCTTAGACATGACATTTCAGAGAAAG GCTCAGATGGTGCGGCCTCCAGTTACCATGTTAAACAGCTCGAGGAGCAGAACAGCAAACTAAAGGAGGCCTTGGTCAG GATGCGCGACCTGTCTGCCTCTGAGAAACAGGAGCACGTGAAACTGCAGAAGCAGATGGAGAAGAAGAACTCCGAGATGGAGACCCTGAGGACTCAAAGGGAAAAACTGCAGGAGGAGATCAAGCAGGCCGAGGCCACAGTCGATGAACTGAAGGAGCAG GTGGACGCCGCCCTGGGATCAGAGGAGATGGTCGAGACGCTGACGGAGAGGAACCTCGACTTAGAAGAGAAAGTCAGAGAGCTGAGAGAAACCGTTACCGATCTG GAGGCGATCAACGAAATGAATGACGAGCTTCAGGAGAACGCCAGGGAGACGGAAATGGAACTGAGGGAGCAGCTGGACATGAGTGGAGCGAAGGTCCGAGAGGCGGACAAGAGGGTGGAGGCTGCCCAGGAGACAGTGGCTGATTACCAGCAGACCATCAACAAATACAGAGAGCTCACCAACAGACTGCAG GAGGCCAACAAAGAGCTGATGACCCAGCAGAATGAAAGTAGTGAACAAGTGCAACAAGCTCCCGCGGAGCTGTTTGACTTCAAGATCAAGTTTGCAGAGACAAAGGCATACGCCAAG GCCATCGAGATGGAGCTGAGGAGTATGGAAGTGGCTCAGCTGAACCGGGAAGTGGCTCTTCTTAAATCCTTCATGCCGGACTCCTTCCTTCGTCACGGCGGAGACCACGACTGCATACTGGTGCTCCTGCTCATCCCCAGGATCATTTGCAAG GCCgagctcatcagcaaacagGCGCAGGAGAAGTTTGATTTGAACGGGAACGTGGCCCAAGGCGCGACACTGAAAGGCCCACCAGGAGAACAACGCAGTTTTGCCTCTGGACTCGTGTACTCCCTTAGCTTGTTGCAGGCCACCTTGCACAAATATGAACA AGCTTTGAATATGTGCTCAGTGGAGGTTTTCAAGCGCATGGGCACGCTCTACTCGGAAATGAGCTTTCACGAGCGCTCTCTGGATTACTTCATCGACCTGCTGCACAAAGACCAGTTGGATGAGACCGTTCAGGTGGAACCGCTGACTAAAGCCATCAAGTATTATCAG CAATTGTACAGTGTTCATCTGACGGACCACAAAGAGGAGTGCACAGTGCAGCTGTCGGACCACATTAAG TTTACCCAGAGCGCCCTGGACTGTATGGGAGTGGAGGTAGCCCGTCTGCGCGCGTTCCTCGCACCGGGTCAGCAGAACTCGACTCTGGCTGTCGTCCTGAAGGACCTCGACACGTCCTGCTCAGACATCAAGCAGTTTTGTAAGAAGATCCGCCGTCGAATGCCTGGAACCGATGCCGTCGGGACCCCAGCTGCGCTCAGTTTTGGACTACAG ATGTCTGAGGCGCTGACCGATTGCAGACGGCAGCTGACCCGCGTGGTGGCGGTGCTCCAGGAGGTGGCGGCAGCCGGCGCTCAGATGATCGCACCGCTGACTGAGCAGGAAGGACTGAATGCGCTCAAACTGGAGGATACGATGTGTCAGGCTGTGGAGCAA GTGTATGGCGCTCATGGTCTTAATGGCACCGAGTGCCTGCGTCAATCATGCAGCGCTATTGTTGCAACTATGAACAAGATGGCCACCGCCATGCAGGAAGGAGAGTATGATGCAGACAAACCACAGGGAAAG AATCCTCCAGTGGAAATGAGAGCAGCCACGGTTAGAGCTGAGATGACTGATGCCGAGGGTCTCGGAGTGAAGCTGGAGGACAGAGAAGCAGCCATCAAGGAGCTCAAAAAGTCCCTCAAGATTAAG GGAGAAGAGCTGAGTGAGGCCAGTGTCCGCCTGAGCATGCTGGAGAAGAAGCTGGACACGTCCACCAAGGACGCAGATGAACGTGTGGAGAAAATCCAAACCAAACTAGACAAGAATCTCGACCTgctgaagaaaaaagaaaa GGAATTTGAGGAGACGATGGACGCTCTGCAAGCCGACATCGACCAGCTGGAAGCGGAGAAAGCCGAGCTGAAACAGCGCATCAATAACCAATCAAAGATGACCATCGAGGGCTTGCGAGGTGCGCCTGCTTCAGGAATGGCTTCCGTTGCTCAAGGGCCAGCAGGAG TAGGCATGTCTGCATCACTCGCAGGACCAATGCAAGTCGTGGACTCGCCTCTCCTCCAGCAGCAGCTTGACGCTCAGAGGCTGAGCATTAAACACCTCAAGACCGAAAACGTCAGACTTAAG GCGGAGAAGATGAGTGCCCAGCTGGCCTCCCTGCCGCCACTTCGCCCCGCCAAACTGCGCCAGGTGTCCAAGGACAGCTCCATGCCGCCAGAGGGCCTGAATGTGGGCATCTACCGCCGGACAGACCAGCTGCTGACGACCCTTCTCAAGCTGAGCGCAGAAGTCAAAGTGGTGGACATCACTGGGAAGACGCCAG TCAGCGCCAGTGCCCAGCTGCTGGAGCAGACTGCAAGACTGCAAAATCTCAGCAACGCTCTCGTCAAACTCAAG GGTGAAGTAGCTGAGCACGTTGTGTCCCATCAACCTGGAGCGAAAGCTGCTTCCGACTTCGCAACCTTCccagtctcttctttcgtcaaG GCAAGAGAAGAGAAGAAGGGCGAGACCGTGTTTGTGGGCCGCGTCGCCATCCCTTGCACTCGTGGACAAGAACAAGTCCACCGCGTGGTCCTGTCGCAGCAGCAACTGCAACAAGTGCACCGCCTCCTCATGGTCTGA
- the dctn1a gene encoding dynactin subunit 1a isoform X4, with translation MSSGGTIESGKPPKIGSVVEVIGKGQRGTVAFIGATLFASGKWVGVILNEPKGKNDGTVQGKRYFTCEENHGIFVRQTQIQVVDDGSSATSPDTPESGASRIPKQKDISETPKTTKLAPISAKKASRENLSSGDVSEVGLSPHQGALGAPITPQLGPLTEVTATSAPATPGKEEESLRVQVKDLEEKLETLKIKRTEDKAKLKELEKHKIQLEQLHEWKTKMQEQQAELQKNLKEAKREARDAQEAKDRYMEEMSDTADAIEMATLDKEMAEERAESLQVEVDTLKEKVEELSMDLEILRHDISEKGSDGAASSYHVKQLEEQNSKLKEALVRMRDLSASEKQEHVKLQKQMEKKNSEMETLRTQREKLQEEIKQAEATVDELKEQVDAALGSEEMVETLTERNLDLEEKVRELRETVTDLEAINEMNDELQENARETEMELREQLDMSGAKVREADKRVEAAQETVADYQQTINKYRELTNRLQEANKELMTQQNESSEQVQQAPAELFDFKIKFAETKAYAKAIEMELRSMEVAQLNREVALLKSFMPDSFLRHGGDHDCILVLLLIPRIICKAELISKQAQEKFDLNGNVAQGATLKGPPGEQRSFASGLVYSLSLLQATLHKYEQALNMCSVEVFKRMGTLYSEMSFHERSLDYFIDLLHKDQLDETVQVEPLTKAIKYYQQLYSVHLTDHKEECTVQLSDHIKFTQSALDCMGVEVARLRAFLAPGQQNSTLAVVLKDLDTSCSDIKQFCKKIRRRMPGTDAVGTPAALSFGLQMSEALTDCRRQLTRVVAVLQEVAAAGAQMIAPLTEQEGLNALKLEDTMCQAVEQVYGAHGLNGTECLRQSCSAIVATMNKMATAMQEGEYDADKPQGKNPPVEMRAATVRAEMTDAEGLGVKLEDREAAIKELKKSLKIKGEELSEASVRLSMLEKKLDTSTKDADERVEKIQTKLDKNLDLLKKKEKEFEETMDALQADIDQLEAEKAELKQRINNQSKMTIEGLRGAPASGMASVAQGPAGVGMSASLAGPMQVVDSPLLQQQLDAQRLSIKHLKTENVRLKAEKMSAQLASLPPLRPAKLRQVSKDSSMPPEGLNVGIYRRTDQLLTTLLKLSAEVKVVDITGKTPVSASAQLLEQTARLQNLSNALVKLKGEVAEHVVSHQPGAKAASDFATFPVSSFVKAREEKKGETVFVGRVAIPCTRGQEQVHRVVLSQQQLQQVHRLLMV, from the exons ATGAGCAGCGGGGGAACTATAGAAAGTGGAAAACCTCCAAAG ATTGGTTCTGTAGTGGAAGTGATAGGAAAGGGTCAGCGTGGCACTGTCGCCTTCATTGGAGCGACCCTCTTTGCCTCCGGGAAATGGGTGGGTGTCATCCTCAACGAACCCAAAGGCAAGAATGACGGCACTGTGCAGGGGAAACGCTATTTCACCTGTGAGGAAAACCATGGAATATTTGTCAGACAGACTCAG ATCCAGGTGGTGGACGATGGCTCGAGTGCAACATCTCCAGACACTCCTGAGTCCGGCGCTTCCAGGATCCCTAAACAaaaag atATATCAGAGAcccccaaaacaacaaaactg gcccCAATAAGCGCAAAGAAG GCATCTCGTGAGAATCTGTCATCTGGTGATGTCAGTGAAGTGGGCCTATCCCCCCACCAGGGTGCGCTTGGTGCTCCTATTACTCCTCAACTTGGGCCTCTGACAGAGGTAACCGCAACTTCGGCTCCGGCTACACCGGGCAAG GAGGAGGAATCACTGCGCGTGCAGGTCAAGGACTTGGAGGAGAAGCTGGAGACACTGAAAATCAAGCGCACGGAGGACAAGGCCAAGCTGAAGGAGCTGGAGAAGCACAAGATCCAACTGGAGCAGCTGCATGAGTGGAAGACCAAAATGCAGGAGCAGCAGGCCGAGCTACAGAAAAATCTCAAAGAAGCCAAGAGG GAAGCACGTGATGCTCAGGAGGCGAAGGACCGCTACATGGAAGAGATGTCCGACACAGCAGATGCCATTGAGATGGCCACTCTGGATAAAGAGATGGCCGAAGAGCGAGCAGAGTCGCTGCAGGTGGAGGTGGACACGCTAAAGGAGAAAGTGGAGGAGCTCTCTATGGACCTGGAGATCCTTAGACATGACATTTCAGAGAAAG GCTCAGATGGTGCGGCCTCCAGTTACCATGTTAAACAGCTCGAGGAGCAGAACAGCAAACTAAAGGAGGCCTTGGTCAG GATGCGCGACCTGTCTGCCTCTGAGAAACAGGAGCACGTGAAACTGCAGAAGCAGATGGAGAAGAAGAACTCCGAGATGGAGACCCTGAGGACTCAAAGGGAAAAACTGCAGGAGGAGATCAAGCAGGCCGAGGCCACAGTCGATGAACTGAAGGAGCAG GTGGACGCCGCCCTGGGATCAGAGGAGATGGTCGAGACGCTGACGGAGAGGAACCTCGACTTAGAAGAGAAAGTCAGAGAGCTGAGAGAAACCGTTACCGATCTG GAGGCGATCAACGAAATGAATGACGAGCTTCAGGAGAACGCCAGGGAGACGGAAATGGAACTGAGGGAGCAGCTGGACATGAGTGGAGCGAAGGTCCGAGAGGCGGACAAGAGGGTGGAGGCTGCCCAGGAGACAGTGGCTGATTACCAGCAGACCATCAACAAATACAGAGAGCTCACCAACAGACTGCAG GAGGCCAACAAAGAGCTGATGACCCAGCAGAATGAAAGTAGTGAACAAGTGCAACAAGCTCCCGCGGAGCTGTTTGACTTCAAGATCAAGTTTGCAGAGACAAAGGCATACGCCAAG GCCATCGAGATGGAGCTGAGGAGTATGGAAGTGGCTCAGCTGAACCGGGAAGTGGCTCTTCTTAAATCCTTCATGCCGGACTCCTTCCTTCGTCACGGCGGAGACCACGACTGCATACTGGTGCTCCTGCTCATCCCCAGGATCATTTGCAAG GCCgagctcatcagcaaacagGCGCAGGAGAAGTTTGATTTGAACGGGAACGTGGCCCAAGGCGCGACACTGAAAGGCCCACCAGGAGAACAACGCAGTTTTGCCTCTGGACTCGTGTACTCCCTTAGCTTGTTGCAGGCCACCTTGCACAAATATGAACA AGCTTTGAATATGTGCTCAGTGGAGGTTTTCAAGCGCATGGGCACGCTCTACTCGGAAATGAGCTTTCACGAGCGCTCTCTGGATTACTTCATCGACCTGCTGCACAAAGACCAGTTGGATGAGACCGTTCAGGTGGAACCGCTGACTAAAGCCATCAAGTATTATCAG CAATTGTACAGTGTTCATCTGACGGACCACAAAGAGGAGTGCACAGTGCAGCTGTCGGACCACATTAAG TTTACCCAGAGCGCCCTGGACTGTATGGGAGTGGAGGTAGCCCGTCTGCGCGCGTTCCTCGCACCGGGTCAGCAGAACTCGACTCTGGCTGTCGTCCTGAAGGACCTCGACACGTCCTGCTCAGACATCAAGCAGTTTTGTAAGAAGATCCGCCGTCGAATGCCTGGAACCGATGCCGTCGGGACCCCAGCTGCGCTCAGTTTTGGACTACAG ATGTCTGAGGCGCTGACCGATTGCAGACGGCAGCTGACCCGCGTGGTGGCGGTGCTCCAGGAGGTGGCGGCAGCCGGCGCTCAGATGATCGCACCGCTGACTGAGCAGGAAGGACTGAATGCGCTCAAACTGGAGGATACGATGTGTCAGGCTGTGGAGCAA GTGTATGGCGCTCATGGTCTTAATGGCACCGAGTGCCTGCGTCAATCATGCAGCGCTATTGTTGCAACTATGAACAAGATGGCCACCGCCATGCAGGAAGGAGAGTATGATGCAGACAAACCACAGGGAAAG AATCCTCCAGTGGAAATGAGAGCAGCCACGGTTAGAGCTGAGATGACTGATGCCGAGGGTCTCGGAGTGAAGCTGGAGGACAGAGAAGCAGCCATCAAGGAGCTCAAAAAGTCCCTCAAGATTAAG GGAGAAGAGCTGAGTGAGGCCAGTGTCCGCCTGAGCATGCTGGAGAAGAAGCTGGACACGTCCACCAAGGACGCAGATGAACGTGTGGAGAAAATCCAAACCAAACTAGACAAGAATCTCGACCTgctgaagaaaaaagaaaa GGAATTTGAGGAGACGATGGACGCTCTGCAAGCCGACATCGACCAGCTGGAAGCGGAGAAAGCCGAGCTGAAACAGCGCATCAATAACCAATCAAAGATGACCATCGAGGGCTTGCGAGGTGCGCCTGCTTCAGGAATGGCTTCCGTTGCTCAAGGGCCAGCAGGAG TAGGCATGTCTGCATCACTCGCAGGACCAATGCAAGTCGTGGACTCGCCTCTCCTCCAGCAGCAGCTTGACGCTCAGAGGCTGAGCATTAAACACCTCAAGACCGAAAACGTCAGACTTAAG GCGGAGAAGATGAGTGCCCAGCTGGCCTCCCTGCCGCCACTTCGCCCCGCCAAACTGCGCCAGGTGTCCAAGGACAGCTCCATGCCGCCAGAGGGCCTGAATGTGGGCATCTACCGCCGGACAGACCAGCTGCTGACGACCCTTCTCAAGCTGAGCGCAGAAGTCAAAGTGGTGGACATCACTGGGAAGACGCCAG TCAGCGCCAGTGCCCAGCTGCTGGAGCAGACTGCAAGACTGCAAAATCTCAGCAACGCTCTCGTCAAACTCAAG GGTGAAGTAGCTGAGCACGTTGTGTCCCATCAACCTGGAGCGAAAGCTGCTTCCGACTTCGCAACCTTCccagtctcttctttcgtcaaG GCAAGAGAAGAGAAGAAGGGCGAGACCGTGTTTGTGGGCCGCGTCGCCATCCCTTGCACTCGTGGACAAGAACAAGTCCACCGCGTGGTCCTGTCGCAGCAGCAACTGCAACAAGTGCACCGCCTCCTCATGGTCTGA
- the dctn1a gene encoding dynactin subunit 1a isoform X3 — protein sequence MSSGGTIESGKPPKIGSVVEVIGKGQRGTVAFIGATLFASGKWVGVILNEPKGKNDGTVQGKRYFTCEENHGIFVRQTQIQVVDDGSSATSPDTPESGASRIPKQKDISETPKTTKLAPISAKKSSTRRSAKASRENLSSGDVSEVGLSPHQGALGAPITPQLGPLTEVTATSAPATPGKEEESLRVQVKDLEEKLETLKIKRTEDKAKLKELEKHKIQLEQLHEWKTKMQEQQAELQKNLKEAKREARDAQEAKDRYMEEMSDTADAIEMATLDKEMAEERAESLQVEVDTLKEKVEELSMDLEILRHDISEKGSDGAASSYHVKQLEEQNSKLKEALVRMRDLSASEKQEHVKLQKQMEKKNSEMETLRTQREKLQEEIKQAEATVDELKEQVDAALGSEEMVETLTERNLDLEEKVRELRETVTDLEAINEMNDELQENARETEMELREQLDMSGAKVREADKRVEAAQETVADYQQTINKYRELTNRLQEANKELMTQQNESSEQVQQAPAELFDFKIKFAETKAYAKAIEMELRSMEVAQLNREVALLKSFMPDSFLRHGGDHDCILVLLLIPRIICKAELISKQAQEKFDLNGNVAQGATLKGPPGEQRSFASGLVYSLSLLQATLHKYEQALNMCSVEVFKRMGTLYSEMSFHERSLDYFIDLLHKDQLDETVQVEPLTKAIKYYQQLYSVHLTDHKEECTVQLSDHIKFTQSALDCMGVEVARLRAFLAPGQQNSTLAVVLKDLDTSCSDIKQFCKKIRRRMPGTDAVGTPAALSFGLQMSEALTDCRRQLTRVVAVLQEVAAAGAQMIAPLTEQEGLNALKLEDTMCQAVEQVYGAHGLNGTECLRQSCSAIVATMNKMATAMQEGEYDADKPQGKNPPVEMRAATVRAEMTDAEGLGVKLEDREAAIKELKKSLKIKGEELSEASVRLSMLEKKLDTSTKDADERVEKIQTKLDKNLDLLKKKEKEFEETMDALQADIDQLEAEKAELKQRINNQSKMTIEGLRGAPASGMASVAQGPAGVGMSASLAGPMQVVDSPLLQQQLDAQRLSIKHLKTENVRLKAEKMSAQLASLPPLRPAKLRQVSKDSSMPPEGLNVGIYRRTDQLLTTLLKLSAEVKVVDITGKTPVSASAQLLEQTARLQNLSNALVKLKGEVAEHVVSHQPGAKAASDFATFPVSSFVKAREEKKGETVFVGRVAIPCTRGQEQVHRVVLSQQQLQQVHRLLMV from the exons ATGAGCAGCGGGGGAACTATAGAAAGTGGAAAACCTCCAAAG ATTGGTTCTGTAGTGGAAGTGATAGGAAAGGGTCAGCGTGGCACTGTCGCCTTCATTGGAGCGACCCTCTTTGCCTCCGGGAAATGGGTGGGTGTCATCCTCAACGAACCCAAAGGCAAGAATGACGGCACTGTGCAGGGGAAACGCTATTTCACCTGTGAGGAAAACCATGGAATATTTGTCAGACAGACTCAG ATCCAGGTGGTGGACGATGGCTCGAGTGCAACATCTCCAGACACTCCTGAGTCCGGCGCTTCCAGGATCCCTAAACAaaaag atATATCAGAGAcccccaaaacaacaaaactg gcccCAATAAGCGCAAAGAAG TCCTCTACCCGTCGTTCTGCCAAG GCATCTCGTGAGAATCTGTCATCTGGTGATGTCAGTGAAGTGGGCCTATCCCCCCACCAGGGTGCGCTTGGTGCTCCTATTACTCCTCAACTTGGGCCTCTGACAGAGGTAACCGCAACTTCGGCTCCGGCTACACCGGGCAAG GAGGAGGAATCACTGCGCGTGCAGGTCAAGGACTTGGAGGAGAAGCTGGAGACACTGAAAATCAAGCGCACGGAGGACAAGGCCAAGCTGAAGGAGCTGGAGAAGCACAAGATCCAACTGGAGCAGCTGCATGAGTGGAAGACCAAAATGCAGGAGCAGCAGGCCGAGCTACAGAAAAATCTCAAAGAAGCCAAGAGG GAAGCACGTGATGCTCAGGAGGCGAAGGACCGCTACATGGAAGAGATGTCCGACACAGCAGATGCCATTGAGATGGCCACTCTGGATAAAGAGATGGCCGAAGAGCGAGCAGAGTCGCTGCAGGTGGAGGTGGACACGCTAAAGGAGAAAGTGGAGGAGCTCTCTATGGACCTGGAGATCCTTAGACATGACATTTCAGAGAAAG GCTCAGATGGTGCGGCCTCCAGTTACCATGTTAAACAGCTCGAGGAGCAGAACAGCAAACTAAAGGAGGCCTTGGTCAG GATGCGCGACCTGTCTGCCTCTGAGAAACAGGAGCACGTGAAACTGCAGAAGCAGATGGAGAAGAAGAACTCCGAGATGGAGACCCTGAGGACTCAAAGGGAAAAACTGCAGGAGGAGATCAAGCAGGCCGAGGCCACAGTCGATGAACTGAAGGAGCAG GTGGACGCCGCCCTGGGATCAGAGGAGATGGTCGAGACGCTGACGGAGAGGAACCTCGACTTAGAAGAGAAAGTCAGAGAGCTGAGAGAAACCGTTACCGATCTG GAGGCGATCAACGAAATGAATGACGAGCTTCAGGAGAACGCCAGGGAGACGGAAATGGAACTGAGGGAGCAGCTGGACATGAGTGGAGCGAAGGTCCGAGAGGCGGACAAGAGGGTGGAGGCTGCCCAGGAGACAGTGGCTGATTACCAGCAGACCATCAACAAATACAGAGAGCTCACCAACAGACTGCAG GAGGCCAACAAAGAGCTGATGACCCAGCAGAATGAAAGTAGTGAACAAGTGCAACAAGCTCCCGCGGAGCTGTTTGACTTCAAGATCAAGTTTGCAGAGACAAAGGCATACGCCAAG GCCATCGAGATGGAGCTGAGGAGTATGGAAGTGGCTCAGCTGAACCGGGAAGTGGCTCTTCTTAAATCCTTCATGCCGGACTCCTTCCTTCGTCACGGCGGAGACCACGACTGCATACTGGTGCTCCTGCTCATCCCCAGGATCATTTGCAAG GCCgagctcatcagcaaacagGCGCAGGAGAAGTTTGATTTGAACGGGAACGTGGCCCAAGGCGCGACACTGAAAGGCCCACCAGGAGAACAACGCAGTTTTGCCTCTGGACTCGTGTACTCCCTTAGCTTGTTGCAGGCCACCTTGCACAAATATGAACA AGCTTTGAATATGTGCTCAGTGGAGGTTTTCAAGCGCATGGGCACGCTCTACTCGGAAATGAGCTTTCACGAGCGCTCTCTGGATTACTTCATCGACCTGCTGCACAAAGACCAGTTGGATGAGACCGTTCAGGTGGAACCGCTGACTAAAGCCATCAAGTATTATCAG CAATTGTACAGTGTTCATCTGACGGACCACAAAGAGGAGTGCACAGTGCAGCTGTCGGACCACATTAAG TTTACCCAGAGCGCCCTGGACTGTATGGGAGTGGAGGTAGCCCGTCTGCGCGCGTTCCTCGCACCGGGTCAGCAGAACTCGACTCTGGCTGTCGTCCTGAAGGACCTCGACACGTCCTGCTCAGACATCAAGCAGTTTTGTAAGAAGATCCGCCGTCGAATGCCTGGAACCGATGCCGTCGGGACCCCAGCTGCGCTCAGTTTTGGACTACAG ATGTCTGAGGCGCTGACCGATTGCAGACGGCAGCTGACCCGCGTGGTGGCGGTGCTCCAGGAGGTGGCGGCAGCCGGCGCTCAGATGATCGCACCGCTGACTGAGCAGGAAGGACTGAATGCGCTCAAACTGGAGGATACGATGTGTCAGGCTGTGGAGCAA GTGTATGGCGCTCATGGTCTTAATGGCACCGAGTGCCTGCGTCAATCATGCAGCGCTATTGTTGCAACTATGAACAAGATGGCCACCGCCATGCAGGAAGGAGAGTATGATGCAGACAAACCACAGGGAAAG AATCCTCCAGTGGAAATGAGAGCAGCCACGGTTAGAGCTGAGATGACTGATGCCGAGGGTCTCGGAGTGAAGCTGGAGGACAGAGAAGCAGCCATCAAGGAGCTCAAAAAGTCCCTCAAGATTAAG GGAGAAGAGCTGAGTGAGGCCAGTGTCCGCCTGAGCATGCTGGAGAAGAAGCTGGACACGTCCACCAAGGACGCAGATGAACGTGTGGAGAAAATCCAAACCAAACTAGACAAGAATCTCGACCTgctgaagaaaaaagaaaa GGAATTTGAGGAGACGATGGACGCTCTGCAAGCCGACATCGACCAGCTGGAAGCGGAGAAAGCCGAGCTGAAACAGCGCATCAATAACCAATCAAAGATGACCATCGAGGGCTTGCGAGGTGCGCCTGCTTCAGGAATGGCTTCCGTTGCTCAAGGGCCAGCAGGAG TAGGCATGTCTGCATCACTCGCAGGACCAATGCAAGTCGTGGACTCGCCTCTCCTCCAGCAGCAGCTTGACGCTCAGAGGCTGAGCATTAAACACCTCAAGACCGAAAACGTCAGACTTAAG GCGGAGAAGATGAGTGCCCAGCTGGCCTCCCTGCCGCCACTTCGCCCCGCCAAACTGCGCCAGGTGTCCAAGGACAGCTCCATGCCGCCAGAGGGCCTGAATGTGGGCATCTACCGCCGGACAGACCAGCTGCTGACGACCCTTCTCAAGCTGAGCGCAGAAGTCAAAGTGGTGGACATCACTGGGAAGACGCCAG TCAGCGCCAGTGCCCAGCTGCTGGAGCAGACTGCAAGACTGCAAAATCTCAGCAACGCTCTCGTCAAACTCAAG GGTGAAGTAGCTGAGCACGTTGTGTCCCATCAACCTGGAGCGAAAGCTGCTTCCGACTTCGCAACCTTCccagtctcttctttcgtcaaG GCAAGAGAAGAGAAGAAGGGCGAGACCGTGTTTGTGGGCCGCGTCGCCATCCCTTGCACTCGTGGACAAGAACAAGTCCACCGCGTGGTCCTGTCGCAGCAGCAACTGCAACAAGTGCACCGCCTCCTCATGGTCTGA